TCGAATGACCGGGTGAGCGAGGCCGAGATCCTCTCGGGGCATTTCCAGGCGACCCGCGACCGGTTCCAGGCGACACCGGGAACGGTTCTCGTGCTGCACGATACGACGGAGTTGTCCTTCCAGCGGGAGAAGAAGCAGGCGATCGGGGTCACTCACCTGCCGTATGGTGGAAAAGGAAAGGACGGTCGGCCCCGGCTGCACACGGTGTGTGGGATCCTCCTACATTCCAGCCTCGTGGTGACCCTGGAGGGGCTGCCGCTGGGGATCGCGGCGGTGAAGGCTTGGACGAGGAAGAAGTTCAAGGGGTGTAACGCGCTGAAGAAGAAGATCAACCCGACGCGAGTCCCGATCGAAGAGAAAGAGAGCGTGCGTTGGCTCGAGAATCTCAGGCAGTCAACGGCTCTACTCAATGACCCGGAGCGCTGCGTTCACATCGGAGACCGGGAAAGTGATATCTATGAGCTGTTCTGTGAAGCCCAGCGCATCGGGACCCACTTTCTCGTGCGGACCTGCGTGGATCGCCTGGCCGGGGACGGCACGCACACGATCGCCGACGAGATGAGCGAGGTCCGGGTCAAAGGATTGCATCGCATCGACGTGCGCGACGCGAAGGGCGATCGCTCGGAGGCTATCCTGGAGATTCGCTATCGCCGGATTCGGGTGCTGCCCCCCATCGGGAAGCAGCAGCGATACCCGAAAATGACACTCCACGTCATCCATGCGCAAGAGCGCGGCACACCCAAGGGGCGCGCGCGGATTGAGTGGAAGCTGATCACGGACCTGCCGGTCACCTCTCGGGCCGAGGCCATTGAGAAGCTCACGTGGTATGCGTCGCGATG
Above is a genomic segment from Candidatus Binatia bacterium containing:
- a CDS encoding IS4 family transposase — protein: SNDRVSEAEILSGHFQATRDRFQATPGTVLVLHDTTELSFQREKKQAIGVTHLPYGGKGKDGRPRLHTVCGILLHSSLVVTLEGLPLGIAAVKAWTRKKFKGCNALKKKINPTRVPIEEKESVRWLENLRQSTALLNDPERCVHIGDRESDIYELFCEAQRIGTHFLVRTCVDRLAGDGTHTIADEMSEVRVKGLHRIDVRDAKGDRSEAILEIRYRRIRVLPPIGKQQRYPKMTLHVIHAQERGTPKGRARIEWKLITDLPVTSRAEAIEKLTWYASRWKIETFHKILKSGCKAEDSKLRTAERLLRLLAVFCVLSWRIFWMTMINRSASSAPAAAVFTTIEHRLLDHLVPDRETDRARRKSLPSYLTKVARLGGYLARASDPPPGNIVMWRGLSRFTDIELGFSMAQLVGN